In Rhodopirellula islandica, the following proteins share a genomic window:
- a CDS encoding MotA/TolQ/ExbB proton channel family protein yields the protein MLELISSYSTVAIVVAALAHVFFFFVLALWARGDRKKIVQTLQRFTDSLPNRSRMDHDAHPSDQIEACLADIQDVLVEPPGSSHRVALSQRMRILDERRDYLHSLRFDTAWNVARTMIEAYPLAGVLGTILAIGAALASDDQASVGVIVTRFGDAIWSTFAGLASAITLMLINSFVEPGFAKLSENRLHVRETASKAKRELGPADRVDPNVMPTTPAMEATT from the coding sequence ATGCTAGAGCTGATCTCGTCTTACTCCACTGTTGCCATCGTGGTTGCCGCGTTGGCACACGTGTTCTTTTTCTTCGTGCTGGCCCTGTGGGCACGGGGAGATCGCAAGAAGATCGTGCAAACGCTGCAGCGGTTCACGGATTCGCTTCCCAATCGCAGTCGGATGGATCATGACGCCCACCCCTCCGACCAAATCGAGGCTTGCCTGGCGGACATCCAAGACGTCTTGGTGGAGCCACCGGGATCGTCTCATCGCGTGGCACTCAGCCAACGAATGCGAATCCTGGACGAACGGCGTGACTACCTGCATTCGCTTCGGTTCGACACGGCATGGAATGTTGCCCGGACCATGATCGAGGCCTACCCGCTGGCGGGTGTGCTGGGAACGATCCTCGCCATCGGCGCGGCGCTCGCTTCTGACGACCAAGCCTCCGTGGGCGTGATCGTGACACGCTTTGGTGACGCCATCTGGTCGACCTTCGCGGGACTCGCTTCGGCGATCACGCTGATGTTGATCAACAGTTTTGTCGAACCCGGGTTTGCCAAGCTTTCAGAGAACCGTTTGCACGTGCGCGAAACCGCGTCCAAAGCCAAGCGTGAACTCGGCCCTGCGGATCGCGTGGATCCCAACGTGATGCCAACCACGCCCGCCATGGAAGCGACGACGTGA